Part of the Erwinia amylovora genome is shown below.
AAGAAATCGTTTACTTAACATACCAAAATCAAAAACTACAAAATTTTTGGAAGTAGTTAATGAAAGGTCTGACATTCTGTTCAAGATGCTTTTTGAAGAAGGCAAGCCGTTCACTTTTCTTCATGGTCGAGAAGATAAAAAGACAGATGAAAGCAATGAGAACAGTGAGACAGACTCAGGGTCCGAAGATATTATTTTCTTAGATGACTCTGAAACCAACCATAATGATACAAAACTCCAAACCAAGCTCACGCCAAAGACATTACAAAAAAAATTATTAGATTTATATTACGACTCAAAAACCCTTGAAGAAGAGCAAGGCGTAAACATCCTGTTTCTGTCGCTAGGATCGCTTAAATGGATAGATCCTAATAACAAAGAAAACATACGCCATGCCCCTCTTTTATTATTGCCAGTTGAATTAATGCGAGCTAAAGCAGGAGAACGCTTTAAAATTAAAGTCAGGGATGAGGACATCATTAGCAACCTGTCGCTTGAGACATTCCTCAGCCGCGTTCACCAAATAACTCCACCCTCACTAAATATCGATGACGAGTTTTCTTTAACGGACTACTTTGCTGATTTCAAGAAAACTATTTCATTGAAAGAAGGCTGGGAAGTATTAGAAAATGAAGTGAATTTAGAACTTTTTTCTTACGCTAAATTCATGATGTACACAGATTTAGATCCTGATAACTGGCCCCCAGATTCAAAAATCACAGATCAGGAATCAATAAAGTCTCTTTTAGAAACAGGATTCTCTGGTGGAGAGTTAACCTCTGACGACATTATAATTGACTCAGTCATTCCTCCCCGAGAAATGCTTCATATTTTGGACAGTGATAGCTCACAGACTCTTGCCATTCACGAAGTACGTAATGGTAAAAGCTTGGTTATTCAGGGTCCTCCAGGAACTGGTAAATCTCAGACAATCGCAAACATCATAGCTTCAGCAGTAGCAGATGGTAAAAAAGTATTGTTTGTAGCTGAAAAAATGGCGGCTCTTGAAGTAGTTAAGCGCAGACTTGATCAGGCGGGTGTCGGAGATGCTTGTTTAGAGCTACATAGCAACAAAACCAATAAAAGAGCATTCCTTGAAGAACTGAAGCGAGTTTGGGAACTTGGTTCCCCTCGAGGAGAATTTCCAGATACATTAGTCAATAATCTCACAGAAAGCAGAGATATCCTCAACAATCACCCCGCAAGACTTCATAAAACGTACATGCCATCTGGGTTAACGCCATATAAGGTTATGGCGCAACTGGTACGTCTCAGACAATCAGATTTTGATCCTAACGATTATAAGCTCAACGGGTATGAATTATGGAGTAACGACGATTTCTCCAAAAGACATGCACTTATTGATGAATTAATTGAAAGGATAAGTGATATTGGCATTCCTGATTCGCACCCATGGAATGGTATCGATAGAACTGAGATACTTCCTAGTGAAGTTGAAAGACTCACTGCTTCATTAACGAACCTGAAGTCTGAACTTTCAGATTCTATTGAAGAGTCTATCAATCTTTTTGAACTAACAAATGAAGTCTATCATATAGACTCATCAAAAGATTTACAGGAATTCATTCGAACAGCTGAATTAATTAACTTAGCGCCTAATTTATCACCTGAATCGTTAAGCTCGCCGTTATGGGCCACTTCTAAAGATGAGATAAAAACGTTAATTGAAACTGTATTCTCATTTAAAGAGCTCTACACCAAGCTTGAAAAAGAATTACATGCTGATAAATTCAACACCGAGGTCGCCAGCCTTTCAGAAGGCTATCGTAAATTACCTGCAGATATTAATATTAATGCTTTTACTGCTGCGTATAAACTGAAGACACTTACACCTAAGATCTTAAAAGAGTCTTCAAGATTACAGCAGGAGTTGGGTTCAAAAATCGGATTCTCTAATTTAAGTGAGATTGAAAGTCTTATTGAGTTGGGAAAAAGTATTACTCAAGCTCCTAATGTAAGTCCAGAAGCATTCATTGCCACTGTCTGGGAAGGTGGTATTGAAAAAGCGGCAAGTCTGGTTACAGATATTAAACAACTTAGTGTTTATAAAGAAAAAATCAATCTTATCTTCGTTGAAAAGGCATGGGAAACAGATTTAGAAAGCACCCGAAACAGCCTTGAAAACAACACTGGCGCTTTGAAATTCCTTAATAGCGAATGGCGAAAGTCGAAAAAGCTTACTCTTTCATTGATAAATGATAAAAGCTTAACGATCCCTCAGCAGGTTGAGTATCTCGAGCTGTTAATAAAAGCACAGCAATTAAGAAAATCCATCATTGATTTGAACGAGTTCGGACAGTCTGCATTTGGTTCAGACTGGCGAGGTGAGAATAGCGATAGTGAATTGCTGAAATCACTTGTCGAATGGATGCGTACCTTACGTGGTATCAACTCTGAAGCCAGAATGATTGCAAGTCGCCTCTCCAACAAAGACGCCTTAGCATATCAAGTGAGTCAGCTTAAAAAACTCACCCATGAAATTTTAGATGAAAGTCGTATTCTTTGGGAATCATTGGGAGCCACGCCAGAAGAGTATTTTGATAACTATTATTCCGTTAAAAACATTCCATTGGAATCACTTTTAGTAAAATCTGATGTGCTAAGCGCTATGGATTCCGCATATAAAGAAGTTTTCGTCAAAAATGAATCCTCGGTTTCTGATCGTATTGAATTGTTGAACTTGTTATCAAGCACTCAGCAAAAACTCAATATTATTCAGACTTTCGATAATTTAGCTCAGTCAACCATGCACCCATTATGGTTGAAAGAAAACAGTGATTGGGATCTGTTACTTCAAGCTCACTCATGGATTGAAGAAAATAACGACCTAAGAATCATAGCGTCTAAAATAGATGACAAACAGGGTTTAGTTGATAAATCCAGAAGTTTAAGCGAGTCTATTCAAGCGCAGTTTGCCAAACTCACATCAGTGATTAGTTCTCTTAAATCTTCCTATGGATCAATTTTCGAAAATGAAAATGCTCATGAAATACCATTTAATTTAGTCTATGACAAGATTACTCTTTGGATAGATAATTCTGAACAACTTTCAAAATGGGTTTCCTGGCAAAACCGTGTAGAGTTGGCGAAAAAATTTGGTATTTATCCATTAATCTCCGATTTGAGTAGTGGCGTTCTTTCCCCGGAACGTTTACTGGGTACTTTTGACAGAACTTATTTCGACTCAATTCTATCTTTAATGGTCGAAGATGAGCCAGAACTGGCTCGTTTTGATGGTGATTTACATTCAAGAAGAATAGCAAGCTTCGCTGAGATGGATCTGCGAAGAATTAAAGCTTCTAGTTTTGAAGTTGTAAGAGCTCACCACAGAGCAATTCCCTCTAAAGTTGGCGTAGGCCCTGTGGGTGTCCTGCGGGGTGAGATGGCACGCAAACGTGGTCATATGGCGATTCGACAGCTCATGATAAAAGCTGGTGCAGCTATTCAGGCCTTAAAGCCAGTTATGATGATGAGCCCTCTGTCAGTTGCCCAGTTTTTAGTGCCAAGTAAGCAGTCGTTTGATTTACTGGTAATGGATGAAGCCAGTCAGATCCAACCTGTAGATGCATTAGGAGCTATTGCACGAAGTAAGCAGATAGTCGTTGTCGGAGACGAACGTCAGTTACCTCCAACTTCTTTCTTCGCCAAAATGACAGGTTCCGCAGATGAGCAGGATGATGAAGACTCTGCGCAAGTGGCAGACATTGAGAGCATACTTGGACTTTTTGTTGCCAGAGGGTTGCCTCAAAAAATGCTTCGCTGGCATTACAGAAGCCGTCACCAGTCATTGATTGCTGTGTCGAATAGCCAGTTTTATGAAAACAAGCTTTATATAGTTCCCAGCCCCTATACACAAGGTGCAGGTATGGGCCTACGTTTCCATAAAGTTGAAGATGGCGTATTCGAATCTGGAAGCAATGCAAACGAAGCAAAACGCGTAGCAACAGCAATTCTTGAACACGCAAGAAGCCACCCTCATTTATCTTTAGGTGTTGCTACCTTTTCTGTTACCCAGAGAAAGCGTATTCAGGACGAGCTTGAAGTGCTTCGCAGGTTGAACCCTGAGTTCGAGGACTTTTTCTATGCGCACCCAAGCGAACCGTTTTTTGTAAAAAACCTTGAAAACATTCAGGGTGACGAACGCGACGTCATTATCATTTCTGTTGGATATGCCAGAAATCCACAAAACTATATCGCAATGAGATTTGGTCCTCTTGGAGCAGAGGGTGGTGAAAGACGCTTGAACGTTCTTATCAGTCGAGCCAAAAGGCGGTGCGAAGTTTATGCCTCAATCACTGACGAAGATATCGATCTTGAAAGGGCTAAAGGTAGAGGTGTATTCGCTTTTAAACTTTTCCTGCAATATGCAAGAACTGGACGCTTGTCAGTTGCAAAACAAAGTGGCCGTTCAATGGACAGTGTGTTCGAAGAACAGGTTGCAAATGCTCTGCAAAAAGAAGGCTTCCAGGTCCACCCTCAAGTCGGCATTGCAGGTTTCTTTATTGATTTAGCCATTGCCGACCCTGATATGCCGGGCCGCTACCTTATCGGGATTGAATGCGATGGTATGACTTACCACTCTTCCCGTTCTTCGAGAGAAAGAGATCGCCTACGTCAGGCAGTGCTTGAGGATCATGGTTGGATCATTCACAGGATTTGGAGCACGGATTGGTTCCAGCGCCCCGAAGAGCAACTACAGAAAACTCTCTCTGCTATTCAGGCGGCTAAGAAAGAGCTCGAAAATCGTTCTGAAACTTCTCTCTCTCGTTCAAGAGCTGTTCCTGTCGAGATTGTGACAGTGGAAAGAGAGACTGTCACAGAAATTGGGCTAGAGACAATTGAAGACAGCTTCAATGAAGCTATCACATATGTTGAGGCTGTTCCTGAGGTTGACACAAGATTTCAGATTCATGAGACCCCTGTGGGGGTTCTCGCCAAGATAGTCGAGCAGATTGTTCTTGTTGAGGCCCCGATACATGTGAGCGAAGTGATCACTCGTATCAGGTCAGCATGGGGTCTACAACGTGCAGGGGCTCGTATTGAAGCCATTGTTAAAGATGCGATAAAAATCACAACCTCAAATTCCTCAATTTGCCTTGAAGATGACTTTATATACAACGATAATCTTTCGATAAGATTGAGAGACAGAACGAATGTTAAATCAGCAGGATTAAGAAAGTCGGAAAACATATCTAATAAGGAAATGGAGGCAGGAATTATTGATATTATCAATAAAAGCTTCGGTGCTACCCAAGACGAGCTGGTCAATTCTGTATCAAGGGCAATAGGCTTCAAGGCTACAAGTGGTACTTTAAAAGGCATTATCATATCCATAATTCAAAAAATGGAAAGTGATAATAAAATCGTTTTTAAAGAACCAATGTACTATATCATATGATACTAATTTAGTGGCTTGCATTCCAAGGCCACTAAATGCGCAGAAACTTGAGACACAGAATATCATTCTCGTGTCTCACTCAATAAAAAGCTCACGTTAACTCACTATTAAAAAAATATGGACAACACTTTATGATTTATCAATGTTATTCATGCAGCAAGACATCTTTCGAAATTATTTGCCCATGGTGTTCTGGCGGAGTTCCAACGGCAACAAATTCATGGGGTACAAAAACACACACACCCATAACCTCAGAAGAAATGATACCTCTTAACCCTTCTTTTTATCCTGAATTCCAATATCAGTCAAAAGGAGTTATAAAAGACCTGTTCGGAAAAAAGAAAGAGCAATCCCAACTCAATAGTCTTCTGCAAAACGTTCTAGATAAATATGCAGCGTTTAAGGATCCTTACTTCACCAATTTCATTCACACGACAAAGTTTTCACATGATAAGCGTTCAGAGAATAATTTTACTGAAGACAAAAGTACTTATTCTGATTTTGTTTTGTTTCGTGAGGTGCTTGTCAGGAAGGGCTTTAATGAGTTAGAAGAGTTGCCAATGCTTTTGGACAAGCTTTTACTTACCACATCATTTAACGCTTTATATAATGGATTTGCGAAAGAGATCAAAAGGCATATCAAACCTACATTCACAGAATCTTTGAAATCATGGATTGAAGAAGCAGGAACAACATTTAGAGCGGATCTATCTTTATTTCTATATTTTGTCTGGAACAATAAAATTACTTTCCCTGAATTAGATTTCAATGAGAATGCATATAACACCCCCGGCACACCATTAATCTCAATGGATAATATTAGAAACTATATATCAATCTGTGAAACTATATACTTTGACATATTAGTCGAGAGATTGGCTACGCGACTTGAGCACTTCAATCCCGATAAGTATGTTAATATGTACTCAGTGGATTCAATGAATGGTTTTGAATTTGAAGACTTCTTAGTCAAGATATTCCAGACTCTTGGGTATGATGTTAAAGAAACCAAGAGAACACAAGATCAAGGTGCAGATTTATTTGTTACTCGTTTCGACAAAAATATTGTTATACAGGCAAAAAACTATTCTGGCTCAGTTGGTAATTCAGCAGTACAACAAGCCATCTCCGCAAAGACATTTTATTCATGTGACGAAGCAATGGTTATTACAAACTCATATTTTACTAATTCGGCTAAAGAGCTTGCAGAATCAGCAAAAGTACGTTTGATTGACAGAAATGAATTACAGAGATATCTTGAGGATTATAATCAAAAATTAATAGAAGACTTCAATTAAGTCAATCATATTGAATTTAGCAAACTTAGATCTGTAAATTATATTATATTCACGTTAAGTTATCTTATTAAAATTAAAATCCTTGTAGACAAGGTTTAAGTTAGATACTAAGGAATTAAATGGATAGAATTAATCAGATAGTAGGCATTCTTAGTAAAATGGAATCACACACTCCTTTTGCGACGATGAAAGCAAAGAAAAGAATTTCAATAAAAATTCAAAACTACTCTTTACTTGGATGTATTTTTTCTTTTCTTTTGTTAATGATTTTGTTTGTAATATGCCTAACATTCAAGATTGAAAAAAACAGTGTAAAAACTTTCGCACTAATACTACTTGTGATAAATCATATTTTTGGGATTGTATGTTTATTAACACCTGTAATCAGTGGTATGAAATTTATCTTCAACATGCGTAACGAAGTAATGAACGACTTTCAAATGGAAATTAACCACGATGAGAAGAACGTTGAACAACTTGAGCATTATTCCATTCCCGAGCTGGATTATGCAACACATTTGTTAGCTTTTAAAATCGAACGTTTTAAGGCACGTATCTCAGATTTTTTCGGCACCAAAACAGCAATATTATCTATTCTAGGGCTATCATACTCTGCTGTACAAGCTTTAGGAGGATTTGAAAAAATAACCCATATCTTAGCTAAGGGGTTATTCAATTCTGACATCGCCAATATAATTTCGATATTTGGTTTATCTTTTCTACTTGGTATTTCCATAGGGGCTATTATAATGAAAAACATTATTAATCATTTTGAATATTTGAAAAGCATCTTGGAACTTGCGAAGCAGCGTAAAAATCGTTCAATCATCAAAACGCCTGATTGAAAAAAACTTACCCAAGCCCTTATAAACTGGCAGGGTAAGATATGCTGAAAGTAATTTTTATAACCAGCCGTATTTTAACTTATCAAACAAACAAGCTAATTTTTTAAAGTAAGTTGCATAACTTGAATGGTCAGAGTTGATTTTCTCAAGATTTGCAAAAGGAAAATCGCGTGTAATATCAAGATTAAGTTTATCCCAAAGAAATGGGATATAAATCGTAGCAGACTCTGGAGTACTGGGTTCAATTATATATTTTACATCCTTACCTTTGAACTTTCTTACATAGGATCGTAAGATAGGTGTGCAAGAATCAGACGTTGTAATCTTGATTTCAGGTTCTCGCTATGGTTATGA
Proteins encoded:
- a CDS encoding DUF3320 domain-containing protein, with the protein product MDEIEGSLYKNSNLSLSQKLEKSRAELLDLTARNRLLNIPKSKTTKFLEVVNERSDILFKMLFEEGKPFTFLHGREDKKTDESNENSETDSGSEDIIFLDDSETNHNDTKLQTKLTPKTLQKKLLDLYYDSKTLEEEQGVNILFLSLGSLKWIDPNNKENIRHAPLLLLPVELMRAKAGERFKIKVRDEDIISNLSLETFLSRVHQITPPSLNIDDEFSLTDYFADFKKTISLKEGWEVLENEVNLELFSYAKFMMYTDLDPDNWPPDSKITDQESIKSLLETGFSGGELTSDDIIIDSVIPPREMLHILDSDSSQTLAIHEVRNGKSLVIQGPPGTGKSQTIANIIASAVADGKKVLFVAEKMAALEVVKRRLDQAGVGDACLELHSNKTNKRAFLEELKRVWELGSPRGEFPDTLVNNLTESRDILNNHPARLHKTYMPSGLTPYKVMAQLVRLRQSDFDPNDYKLNGYELWSNDDFSKRHALIDELIERISDIGIPDSHPWNGIDRTEILPSEVERLTASLTNLKSELSDSIEESINLFELTNEVYHIDSSKDLQEFIRTAELINLAPNLSPESLSSPLWATSKDEIKTLIETVFSFKELYTKLEKELHADKFNTEVASLSEGYRKLPADININAFTAAYKLKTLTPKILKESSRLQQELGSKIGFSNLSEIESLIELGKSITQAPNVSPEAFIATVWEGGIEKAASLVTDIKQLSVYKEKINLIFVEKAWETDLESTRNSLENNTGALKFLNSEWRKSKKLTLSLINDKSLTIPQQVEYLELLIKAQQLRKSIIDLNEFGQSAFGSDWRGENSDSELLKSLVEWMRTLRGINSEARMIASRLSNKDALAYQVSQLKKLTHEILDESRILWESLGATPEEYFDNYYSVKNIPLESLLVKSDVLSAMDSAYKEVFVKNESSVSDRIELLNLLSSTQQKLNIIQTFDNLAQSTMHPLWLKENSDWDLLLQAHSWIEENNDLRIIASKIDDKQGLVDKSRSLSESIQAQFAKLTSVISSLKSSYGSIFENENAHEIPFNLVYDKITLWIDNSEQLSKWVSWQNRVELAKKFGIYPLISDLSSGVLSPERLLGTFDRTYFDSILSLMVEDEPELARFDGDLHSRRIASFAEMDLRRIKASSFEVVRAHHRAIPSKVGVGPVGVLRGEMARKRGHMAIRQLMIKAGAAIQALKPVMMMSPLSVAQFLVPSKQSFDLLVMDEASQIQPVDALGAIARSKQIVVVGDERQLPPTSFFAKMTGSADEQDDEDSAQVADIESILGLFVARGLPQKMLRWHYRSRHQSLIAVSNSQFYENKLYIVPSPYTQGAGMGLRFHKVEDGVFESGSNANEAKRVATAILEHARSHPHLSLGVATFSVTQRKRIQDELEVLRRLNPEFEDFFYAHPSEPFFVKNLENIQGDERDVIIISVGYARNPQNYIAMRFGPLGAEGGERRLNVLISRAKRRCEVYASITDEDIDLERAKGRGVFAFKLFLQYARTGRLSVAKQSGRSMDSVFEEQVANALQKEGFQVHPQVGIAGFFIDLAIADPDMPGRYLIGIECDGMTYHSSRSSRERDRLRQAVLEDHGWIIHRIWSTDWFQRPEEQLQKTLSAIQAAKKELENRSETSLSRSRAVPVEIVTVERETVTEIGLETIEDSFNEAITYVEAVPEVDTRFQIHETPVGVLAKIVEQIVLVEAPIHVSEVITRIRSAWGLQRAGARIEAIVKDAIKITTSNSSICLEDDFIYNDNLSIRLRDRTNVKSAGLRKSENISNKEMEAGIIDIINKSFGATQDELVNSVSRAIGFKATSGTLKGIIISIIQKMESDNKIVFKEPMYYII
- a CDS encoding restriction endonuclease — its product is MIYQCYSCSKTSFEIICPWCSGGVPTATNSWGTKTHTPITSEEMIPLNPSFYPEFQYQSKGVIKDLFGKKKEQSQLNSLLQNVLDKYAAFKDPYFTNFIHTTKFSHDKRSENNFTEDKSTYSDFVLFREVLVRKGFNELEELPMLLDKLLLTTSFNALYNGFAKEIKRHIKPTFTESLKSWIEEAGTTFRADLSLFLYFVWNNKITFPELDFNENAYNTPGTPLISMDNIRNYISICETIYFDILVERLATRLEHFNPDKYVNMYSVDSMNGFEFEDFLVKIFQTLGYDVKETKRTQDQGADLFVTRFDKNIVIQAKNYSGSVGNSAVQQAISAKTFYSCDEAMVITNSYFTNSAKELAESAKVRLIDRNELQRYLEDYNQKLIEDFN